The Candidatus Auribacterota bacterium genome has a segment encoding these proteins:
- a CDS encoding transposase: MARPLRIQYPGAYYHVTCRGNERRNIFADEKDISRFFEKLAVSLEIYNVILLAYVCMRNHFHLIIKTPRGNLSEFMRHFNISYTTVFNHRHGRSGNLYQGRYKAFLIDADSYLIEVSRYIHLNPIRTKASARKGVEERWRDLLKYPWSSLQGYLAPKKRVRFLNCGDTILRYVGGDNSKGREEYRQFLNMGLMKGLKNPMDLARGHGIIGDKGFVKWVKGKFLNDGVSRREQPAARELGKKVDSEDLISRYLQVVGKRREDVCRKGRHLLERSMLMELLYRLANISQRQIGELLGGINYSRVSQVRKKFQGSLAEAPRLRVKFDKLVNQLLEK, translated from the coding sequence ATGGCGCGGCCATTACGGATCCAATATCCCGGTGCGTATTATCATGTAACCTGCCGAGGGAATGAGCGGCGAAATATTTTCGCTGATGAAAAGGATATATCCCGCTTCTTCGAGAAGCTTGCCGTCTCTCTTGAGATATACAACGTCATCCTGCTTGCCTATGTGTGCATGCGGAACCACTTCCATCTTATTATAAAAACGCCACGGGGCAATCTCTCCGAGTTCATGCGGCACTTTAATATTTCATATACGACCGTCTTTAATCATCGCCATGGTCGCTCCGGGAATCTGTATCAGGGGAGGTATAAAGCATTCCTTATCGATGCAGATAGCTATTTGATCGAAGTATCACGATATATCCATCTTAATCCTATACGCACGAAGGCATCAGCGCGCAAAGGGGTGGAGGAGAGATGGAGAGACTTGCTTAAGTATCCATGGAGCAGTTTGCAAGGTTATCTTGCGCCGAAGAAGAGGGTCAGGTTTTTGAACTGTGGTGACACCATATTGCGTTATGTTGGTGGTGATAATTCTAAAGGCAGGGAGGAATATCGGCAGTTCTTGAATATGGGCTTGATGAAAGGATTGAAGAATCCTATGGATCTGGCCCGCGGCCATGGAATTATAGGTGACAAGGGATTCGTAAAATGGGTTAAGGGCAAGTTCTTGAATGATGGTGTATCGAGACGAGAGCAGCCAGCGGCGAGAGAGTTGGGGAAGAAAGTGGATTCAGAGGATCTTATCAGCCGATATCTCCAAGTTGTCGGCAAAAGGAGAGAAGATGTATGTCGGAAGGGGAGGCATTTGTTAGAGCGATCGATGCTGATGGAGCTGCTCTATCGGTTAGCGAACATTTCTCAGCGACAGATAGGGGAGTTGTTAGGCGGAATAAATTATAGTAGAGTGAGCCAAGTCCGGAAGAAGTTTCAGGGAAGTTTAGCAGAAGCTCCGCGGCTCAGGGTGAAGTTTGACAAATTGGTAAATCAGTTGCTCGAAAAGTAA
- a CDS encoding type II toxin-antitoxin system Phd/YefM family antitoxin yields MSTQIIPVSELRKKLMNLIGELEKVHDHYVITKRGGPAAVIISYDEYKSLVATQDVLSDKTLVRDIREGLRCAERGSVYTFEEVFEEPL; encoded by the coding sequence ATGTCGACGCAGATTATTCCCGTGAGCGAGCTCAGAAAGAAACTCATGAATCTGATCGGGGAATTAGAGAAGGTTCATGATCACTACGTGATCACAAAAAGGGGCGGGCCGGCAGCGGTGATCATCAGCTATGATGAGTATAAGAGCTTGGTGGCCACCCAGGATGTGCTGTCCGACAAAACCCTAGTCCGCGACATCAGGGAGGGGCTGAGGTGCGCAGAACGCGGTTCTGTCTATACCTTTGAAGAGGTCTTTGAGGAGCCGCTCTGA